One Miscanthus floridulus cultivar M001 chromosome 11, ASM1932011v1, whole genome shotgun sequence DNA window includes the following coding sequences:
- the LOC136494419 gene encoding polynucleotide 5'-hydroxyl-kinase NOL9-like has protein sequence METGCSAGQKLEEEAAQREREWEEAAEAVAYDSCTWPPPVVAVCGPGNSGKSAFSRLLLNTLIERYKKVGYLDIDVGQPEFTPPGFVSLHVFEEKPKDLTILYLCNPKRCFFFGDICAKRNPKLLLTYIFGLHDYFLQEFYCLGEVENPKKSAIPLVINTSGWVKGTGLQVLTEMLKYVSPSHVIRVSTTVERKNLPGGMFWMNEGEGDSSVNLVEIPAAQNSPRHLLAKKEARIIRDLRLIAYFRQCLPREFPVFCFDDLVQGFGSIHPFRLPLSKIHVIDLHCQVSLSGTDVQRFLNGTTVGVSTNDPPLSTECSTPCCIGLGFIKAIDISEDCIYLITPISHKLMEKVDILFLSCIAVPSCLLQVSDTLTDITDRLREL, from the exons ATGGAGACGGGATGCAGCGCCGGACAGAAGCTGGAGGAGGAAGCGGCGCAGAGGGAGCGGGAGTGGGAGGAGGCCGCTGAGGCGGTGGCGTACGACTCGTGCACCTGGCCGCCGCCCGTCGTCGCGGTGTGCGGCCCGGGGAACAGCGGCAAGTCCGCCTTCTCCCGTCTTCTGCTCAACACTCTCATCGAAAG GTACAAGAAGGTCGGATACCTGGATATTGATGTTGGTCAGCCTGAGTTCACCCCTCCAGGGTTTGTGTCACTTCATGTTTTTGAGGAAAAGCCTAAAG ATTTGACAATTTTATACCTGTGCAATCCAAAGAG GTGCTTCTTTTTTGGCGATATTTGTGCAAAAAGGAACCCGAAACTTCTCTTGACTTACATATTTGGCCTTCATGATTATTTCCTTCAAGAGttctattgccttggtgaggttgAAAACCCCAAGAAATCAGCTATACCACTTGTTATTAATACTTCAGGATGGGTAAAAG GTACTGGGCTTCAGGTTCTAACAGAGATGTTGAAATATGTGTCCCCATCTCATGTAATTCGGGTATCCACAACAGTAGAGCGTAAAAATTTACCAGGGGGAATGTTTTGGATGAATGAAGGCGAAGGAGATTCATCAGTGAATTTAGTTGAAATTCCTGCAGCACAGAACTCTCCTCGTCA TCTGTTAGCAAAGAAAGAGGCACGTATTATTCGTGACCTCAGGCTGATCGCTTACTTCAGGCAGTGCTTACCAAGAGAGTTCCCTGTTTTCTGTTTTGATGATTTGGTTCAAGGCTTTGGTTCTATACATCCATTTCGGCTTCCTCTGTCAAAAATACATGTTATTGATCTGCACTGCCAG GTTTCACTTTCTGGTACTGATGTGCAGCGCTTCTTGAATGGCACAACTGTTGGTGTGTCAACAAATGACCCTCCTCTGTCAACTGAATGTTCCACTCCTTGTTGCATTGGACTTG GTTTCATCAAAGCCATAGATATTTCGGAAGACTGTATTTATTTGATAACACCTATTTCTCACAAGCTTATGGAAAAGGTCGACATCCTTTTTCTGAGCTGTATTGCTGTTCCTAGTTGCCTCTTGCAG GTCTCTGATACATTAACCGATATAACAGACAGGCTGAGGGAACTCTAG